The following are encoded in a window of Telmatobacter sp. DSM 110680 genomic DNA:
- a CDS encoding choice-of-anchor D domain-containing protein, protein MKIDRRCLVPLVAILLMGCALQSQSQNISVSPATIKFPNQGLNTTSAAVPVTLLNNQAGTLTISSIQIGAPYAETDNCGTSLAPNAQCTLNVTFTPTAKQYYSSSLVITDSAGNSPQSVALTGNGVIPVTFSPASVNFGNQAAGTTSNTTNVTMYNNLPAALAISSIQATAPFAQTNNCGSTLAGGGTCTLSLTFSPAAVQSSSSTITVTDSASNSPQTVAVSGVGIAPVNYTPKTIAFPNQPVNSTSAATVVTVTNVQSTPLSISSISAPAPFATTNNCGTSLASGQSCSVNVTFAPTAAKYYTGSLAITDSSATSPHTVALSGNGYLPVVTSPTQISFPNQATNTTSSGYTVTLTNKQPVTLNIANIAAPSPFAQTNNCGTTLASGASCTVTVKFAPTASQHYSSALTITDDAATSPQSVPLYGTGYALVYFTPSVISFPSQAIGTSSAPSSVNLTNNQTVAMNISGITVPAPFSQTNTCGASLGAGQSCTVSVSFSPTAVQYYAANVTVTDDAANSPQVLPVNGNGTVGLTYTPKVGGLYFNNQIIKTSSTPQAVTLTNNQSTAVNFSSIVSSADYPFTTNCGNGAGGGSLAAGASCSVLVSFDPQVIGSRPANLVINESAAGSPVTIPLQGSGINGTQGALVAITPLTPCVQPLQTLQLTARTQNLTNTAVNWYVNNVPGGNSTVGTVSSTGLYTAPATAGTYYVEINSQQIPSLTSSATITVEPLASLTFGIYPYVASIPVGAKQPFSAQICLVPDSNVTYTVDNIAGGNATVGTVSSTGLYTAPPTAGKHTVRVTDATLNRTSGGVVTVFSSITADYGSRAGTTAPIPADLFGYGRGESIPTVAARNMLEDGGLTVARTSGQIATVYATQTPDWTKIDPIIATIQASGQHALLQLHQSPSWLQPTSGPCAGNVFAAPTDINQWALIAQAYVAHMDVAFPGVITDYEIGNEPNATGMCTTANHLNTYLAIYAAAAPLMKQQAAQDGVPIRIGGPVISGYTPYWINALLTTSTTAPYVDFVSYHQYFYGSSQLEATWDTYTDMPSMYEAEQDVSNGAQANYVKAVKAVAAGQQPNAANTPIYITEYNTNWAFYQDCCRNDNTYAPVFNSLYATDVLNSVYNGVTKVPNKIFYFAGSAYPWFCLIGVVDNGNDCLYSAGATPAPYPQYFPYQLVASTQYLGLSQGGYMAKSISAPTGGGGLATTAFYTANHDAVVVTNPTSTPYSQITVTLANPGLTGTQGTLYQIVNGAQISTTPISFSQSGTSLTTTISVPAYSVQAISLP, encoded by the coding sequence GTGAAAATTGATCGTCGTTGTCTCGTTCCTCTCGTTGCGATCCTGCTGATGGGATGCGCCCTCCAATCGCAATCACAAAATATCTCGGTTTCGCCTGCGACCATCAAGTTCCCCAACCAGGGACTGAATACGACGAGCGCAGCTGTGCCGGTGACTTTGCTGAACAATCAGGCCGGAACGCTGACGATTTCGAGCATCCAGATTGGTGCGCCGTATGCAGAGACCGATAACTGCGGAACTAGCCTCGCGCCAAATGCGCAATGCACGCTGAACGTGACATTCACGCCGACAGCGAAACAATACTATTCGTCGTCGCTGGTGATTACAGATTCTGCAGGCAATTCGCCACAGTCGGTCGCGCTAACGGGGAATGGTGTTATTCCGGTGACCTTCTCGCCGGCCTCGGTGAACTTTGGGAATCAGGCCGCGGGCACGACGAGCAACACTACGAACGTTACCATGTACAACAATTTGCCTGCCGCGCTCGCAATCTCGAGCATTCAAGCGACGGCCCCGTTTGCGCAGACGAACAATTGCGGTTCAACGCTGGCAGGCGGAGGCACGTGCACGCTGTCGCTGACATTTTCTCCCGCGGCTGTGCAGTCTTCTTCGTCCACGATCACGGTGACTGACAGCGCGTCTAATTCGCCGCAAACGGTCGCGGTATCGGGCGTCGGCATTGCTCCGGTCAATTACACGCCCAAGACGATTGCATTTCCGAACCAACCAGTGAACTCAACCAGTGCGGCTACGGTGGTCACGGTCACCAACGTGCAAAGCACTCCACTGAGCATTTCAAGCATCTCCGCTCCGGCGCCGTTTGCGACGACGAACAATTGCGGGACCTCTTTGGCCTCGGGACAGAGCTGCTCAGTCAACGTGACCTTCGCGCCCACGGCCGCGAAGTATTACACGGGGAGCCTGGCCATTACGGACAGCAGTGCGACTTCGCCGCACACGGTTGCACTGAGCGGCAACGGCTATCTTCCGGTGGTCACTTCGCCTACACAAATTTCTTTCCCCAATCAAGCTACGAACACGACCAGTTCCGGCTATACGGTGACGCTCACCAACAAGCAGCCCGTTACGCTGAACATTGCGAATATTGCCGCGCCTTCTCCGTTTGCACAAACGAATAATTGCGGCACCACTCTTGCGTCGGGCGCGAGTTGCACGGTTACTGTGAAGTTTGCGCCGACTGCTTCACAGCACTATTCTTCGGCTTTAACGATCACGGATGACGCGGCAACGTCCCCGCAGAGTGTGCCTCTGTATGGAACGGGTTATGCGTTGGTTTACTTCACTCCGAGTGTTATCTCGTTCCCCAGCCAGGCAATTGGAACGTCGAGCGCGCCCTCGAGCGTGAATCTGACGAATAATCAAACCGTGGCTATGAATATTTCCGGGATAACTGTGCCGGCGCCGTTCTCGCAAACCAATACGTGTGGAGCTTCTTTGGGAGCAGGGCAGAGCTGCACAGTAAGCGTCAGTTTCAGTCCCACGGCTGTGCAATACTACGCGGCAAATGTCACGGTGACAGATGATGCTGCTAATTCCCCGCAGGTGCTGCCGGTAAACGGAAACGGAACCGTTGGGTTGACATATACCCCCAAGGTTGGCGGCCTTTACTTCAACAATCAGATTATCAAGACGTCGAGCACGCCGCAGGCGGTGACGCTGACGAACAACCAATCCACCGCGGTTAACTTTAGTTCGATCGTTTCATCGGCGGACTACCCTTTCACAACGAACTGTGGAAATGGCGCAGGTGGAGGATCGCTGGCGGCTGGCGCAAGTTGCTCGGTCTTGGTTTCATTCGATCCGCAGGTAATCGGAAGCCGGCCAGCGAACCTGGTGATCAATGAGAGCGCAGCCGGCAGCCCCGTTACGATTCCGCTGCAGGGTTCGGGTATCAATGGTACGCAAGGTGCGCTGGTGGCCATTACACCGCTCACTCCATGCGTTCAGCCTCTCCAAACGCTACAACTCACCGCTCGTACTCAGAATCTGACAAACACTGCCGTTAACTGGTACGTGAATAACGTACCGGGGGGTAACTCCACGGTGGGCACGGTCTCCTCAACGGGACTGTACACTGCGCCAGCAACTGCGGGCACCTATTACGTCGAGATCAATAGCCAGCAGATACCATCGCTTACAAGTTCCGCGACCATTACGGTGGAACCGCTGGCAAGCCTGACCTTTGGAATCTATCCGTATGTTGCATCGATACCTGTCGGCGCAAAGCAGCCGTTCTCGGCGCAAATCTGCCTCGTGCCGGATTCGAATGTGACGTATACGGTGGATAACATCGCTGGAGGAAATGCAACGGTGGGCACGGTTTCAAGTACGGGTCTGTATACCGCGCCGCCGACGGCAGGCAAGCACACGGTGCGAGTGACGGATGCGACCCTGAACCGAACCAGCGGCGGTGTCGTTACGGTCTTCTCCAGCATTACCGCGGACTACGGATCGCGAGCGGGAACGACAGCCCCTATCCCGGCAGACCTTTTCGGCTACGGACGCGGGGAATCGATTCCCACGGTTGCCGCTCGCAACATGCTTGAAGATGGTGGCCTAACCGTGGCGCGTACATCTGGGCAGATTGCGACAGTGTATGCAACACAGACGCCGGACTGGACGAAGATCGATCCGATCATTGCAACGATCCAAGCTTCAGGGCAGCATGCGTTGCTTCAGCTTCATCAGTCGCCTTCGTGGCTGCAGCCCACTTCAGGTCCGTGTGCCGGCAATGTATTCGCGGCGCCGACAGACATAAACCAGTGGGCGCTGATCGCGCAGGCTTATGTAGCTCATATGGACGTGGCGTTCCCGGGCGTCATTACCGATTACGAGATCGGCAATGAACCTAACGCGACCGGCATGTGCACTACAGCAAACCACCTGAATACATACTTAGCCATTTATGCCGCCGCCGCCCCCTTAATGAAGCAACAAGCGGCGCAGGATGGAGTGCCGATTCGTATCGGTGGGCCGGTGATTTCGGGGTATACGCCTTACTGGATCAACGCCCTGTTGACCACCAGCACGACCGCACCTTATGTCGATTTCGTCAGCTATCACCAGTATTTCTATGGATCCTCACAACTTGAGGCTACATGGGATACGTACACGGACATGCCTTCGATGTATGAGGCGGAACAGGACGTAAGCAACGGTGCTCAGGCCAACTACGTCAAGGCCGTGAAGGCAGTGGCTGCAGGTCAGCAACCGAACGCTGCGAATACGCCGATCTACATCACCGAGTACAACACGAACTGGGCGTTCTACCAGGATTGTTGCCGCAACGACAACACCTACGCGCCCGTGTTCAATTCACTCTATGCGACAGATGTGCTGAACTCGGTTTACAACGGCGTCACGAAAGTGCCGAACAAGATCTTCTACTTCGCCGGCTCCGCCTATCCGTGGTTCTGCCTGATCGGTGTTGTCGACAACGGCAACGATTGCCTGTACTCGGCTGGAGCCACACCCGCTCCGTATCCGCAGTACTTCCCTTACCAGTTGGTTGCGTCAACCCAATACCTGGGGCTGTCGCAAGGCGGGTACATGGCGAAGAGCATTTCAGCGCCGACGGGCGGTGGAGGCTTGGCGACAACGGCGTTCTACACGGCGAATCACGATGCGGTTGTGGTCACCAATCCCACTTCGACACCGTATAGCCAGATCACGGTGACGCTTGCGAATCCGGGGCTGACGGGCACGCAGGGAACTCTTTACCAGATTGTGAATGGTGCGCAGATCAGCACCACTCCGATTTCGTTCTCGCAATCGGGAACAAGTTTGACCACGACGATCAGCGTGCCTGCTTACTCGGTGCAGGCGATCTCACTGCCTTAA
- a CDS encoding DUF1015 domain-containing protein yields MANIYPFRAWRYNPSVVRLEDVVTQPYDKISPAMQEAYYHRSPYNLVRIILGLPELFDAERGENVYTRAARDFAAWKDQSVLVQERDPGIFAYSQRFRVPGSDAIKERRGFIALGKLHEYADQVVFRHEQTLSKPKSDRLNLLKATHAHFGQIFMLYSDPAGSVENILYDGAGPADAEVTDEYGVLHRVWRVADPAVIRLLVSTMADKKLIIADGHHRYETALNYSKEHTPASLSRTEHNANSLPQPQFPEAAVMMTFVNMDADGLVILPTHRVVHSLPAFDPAAFTSAAEQFFNVQKLPEAPAIGHLDRLRNEMGTAFVAVTRNGAFLLRSKPDATATALASLPENQRQLDLSHLHTIILDRLMGLDAEKVREQTNLRYLRDAAEAVDQVHRGEADVTFLTNPVTMEQLREVAFAGSVMPQKSTDFFPKLLSGLTIYALE; encoded by the coding sequence ATGGCTAATATCTATCCATTCCGCGCGTGGCGTTACAATCCGTCGGTTGTTCGGCTTGAAGACGTGGTCACCCAGCCCTACGACAAGATCTCTCCAGCGATGCAGGAGGCTTACTACCACCGCAGCCCCTACAACCTGGTTCGTATTATCCTCGGGCTGCCCGAACTCTTTGATGCTGAGCGTGGCGAGAATGTCTACACCCGCGCCGCTCGCGATTTTGCTGCATGGAAAGATCAGTCAGTCCTTGTCCAGGAGAGAGACCCAGGCATATTCGCCTATTCGCAACGGTTCCGCGTTCCGGGTTCCGATGCCATTAAGGAACGTCGCGGTTTCATCGCCCTCGGCAAACTCCATGAATACGCTGACCAGGTTGTCTTTCGCCATGAGCAGACCCTCTCCAAACCAAAGAGCGATCGCCTTAATCTGCTCAAAGCTACGCACGCCCACTTTGGCCAGATCTTCATGCTTTACTCCGATCCGGCCGGTAGCGTCGAGAATATCCTCTACGACGGCGCGGGACCGGCCGACGCCGAAGTGACTGACGAATACGGCGTCCTTCATCGCGTTTGGCGCGTCGCTGACCCTGCCGTCATTCGCTTGCTCGTCTCCACCATGGCCGACAAAAAGCTGATCATCGCCGACGGCCACCATCGCTACGAGACGGCGCTGAACTACTCCAAAGAACACACCCCTGCTTCGCTGTCACGGACTGAACACAACGCCAATAGTCTTCCGCAGCCGCAGTTCCCTGAAGCCGCCGTGATGATGACCTTCGTCAACATGGACGCCGACGGCCTCGTCATTCTGCCCACCCACCGCGTCGTTCACAGCCTGCCAGCCTTCGATCCCGCAGCGTTTACCAGCGCAGCGGAGCAATTCTTCAACGTGCAAAAGCTGCCCGAGGCTCCGGCAATCGGCCACCTCGATAGGCTGCGCAATGAGATGGGCACTGCCTTCGTCGCCGTCACCCGGAATGGAGCTTTCCTCCTGCGTTCCAAACCTGATGCAACTGCAACCGCTTTGGCTTCGCTCCCTGAAAACCAGCGCCAGCTTGACCTGAGCCATCTGCACACCATCATCCTCGACCGCCTGATGGGCCTCGATGCTGAAAAAGTGCGCGAGCAAACCAACCTTCGCTATCTGCGCGATGCGGCCGAAGCTGTCGATCAGGTGCATCGCGGTGAAGCTGACGTCACCTTTCTCACCAACCCGGTCACCATGGAACAACTGCGCGAAGTCGCCTTTGCCGGCTCAGTCATGCCCCAGAAATCCACTGACTTCTTCCCAAAACTGTTGAGCGGCCTCACTATCTATGCCCTGGAGTAA
- the cysK gene encoding cysteine synthase A, which produces MAVESPSTSPLRVVADITQLVGHTPMLQLGRIVPASSAAVFAKLEFLNPGGSIKDRAALGMILAAEAKGLLRQGSTIVEATAGNTGVGLALIGVNRGYKVKLFVPEGFAEEKCILMRGFGAEVVRTPEADGMAGAIREANKAAEAIPGAFMAGQFTNQSNPQFHHDTTGAEIWEQMAGRVDGFVAGVGTGGTFSGVARFLKENNPSVITVAVETQGSILQGGAPGKHRVEGIGVHFVPETFHRDMCDRVMMVNDDDAFTMVKRLAAEEGLVGGSSAGAAVFAAAALARELGAGKRVATIIPDSAERYLSKKIFEGGV; this is translated from the coding sequence ATGGCAGTCGAAAGCCCCTCCACCTCGCCCCTTCGTGTTGTAGCCGATATCACCCAACTAGTAGGGCATACTCCGATGCTTCAACTCGGCAGAATTGTGCCTGCTTCTTCGGCGGCTGTGTTTGCCAAGCTTGAATTTCTGAATCCTGGCGGCAGCATCAAGGATCGTGCCGCGCTGGGCATGATTCTGGCCGCGGAGGCGAAGGGGTTGCTGCGCCAAGGGTCGACGATCGTTGAAGCCACAGCTGGGAATACCGGGGTAGGACTGGCCCTGATCGGCGTGAATCGTGGCTATAAAGTGAAGTTGTTCGTGCCGGAAGGGTTTGCCGAGGAGAAGTGCATACTGATGCGTGGGTTTGGTGCCGAGGTGGTGCGAACTCCAGAGGCCGACGGAATGGCGGGCGCAATTCGCGAAGCCAATAAAGCGGCAGAGGCGATTCCTGGGGCATTCATGGCCGGACAGTTTACGAACCAATCCAATCCGCAGTTTCATCACGATACTACCGGCGCTGAAATCTGGGAGCAGATGGCAGGGCGGGTAGATGGGTTTGTGGCCGGCGTGGGCACCGGCGGCACATTTTCAGGCGTTGCACGATTCCTCAAGGAAAACAACCCCTCTGTGATCACAGTGGCCGTGGAGACGCAGGGGTCGATTCTGCAGGGCGGCGCGCCGGGGAAGCATCGCGTAGAGGGAATAGGAGTCCACTTCGTTCCCGAAACGTTTCACCGCGACATGTGTGATCGAGTCATGATGGTGAACGACGATGACGCGTTTACGATGGTGAAGCGCCTGGCAGCTGAAGAAGGGTTGGTGGGCGGGTCGAGCGCGGGAGCGGCGGTGTTTGCTGCTGCTGCGTTGGCACGCGAACTAGGCGCAGGTAAGCGCGTGGCCACGATTATCCCCGATTCGGCGGAGCGATATTTGTCGAAGAAGATCTTCGAAGGCGGCGTTTAG
- a CDS encoding VWA domain-containing protein: MNLSPIWHDAPRGSLFNVRFVVCACVLAFVSTAGVRGQDNPLDKVHVPPPATTNPGTGAPAGVDAPAATGAGRAKPGSLIRMNVDMVLVPITVTDPMNRLVTGLEQEDFQLFENNGEQKIRTFAAEDAPVSIGIIFDLSGSMTSKLIRAREAILQFIKTANPEDEFFVIGFNDRPELIEDFTNSVEDIQARLATVRSGHRTALLDAIYYGVAKMKEAKHERKALLVVSDGGDNRSRYTEGEVRSQVRESDVEIYSIGIFDPYAATPEERTGPILLNELCEETGGRLFRVDDVSEMSDIAEKISTELRNQYVIGYTPKNMSRDGKWRKVKVRLNPPSGLPPLTVHARTGYYAPLQ, encoded by the coding sequence ATGAACCTATCCCCCATCTGGCACGATGCCCCGCGCGGATCACTGTTCAATGTACGATTCGTTGTTTGTGCGTGTGTGCTGGCATTCGTTTCTACAGCCGGAGTGCGCGGGCAGGACAATCCTTTGGACAAAGTGCACGTGCCACCGCCCGCGACGACGAATCCGGGGACCGGTGCGCCGGCGGGTGTGGATGCGCCAGCAGCTACGGGGGCAGGCAGGGCGAAGCCCGGATCGCTTATCCGCATGAACGTGGACATGGTGCTGGTGCCGATTACGGTGACAGATCCCATGAATCGGCTTGTCACGGGGCTTGAGCAGGAAGACTTTCAGCTTTTCGAAAACAATGGCGAACAGAAGATCCGCACCTTTGCGGCGGAAGATGCTCCAGTATCGATCGGCATCATTTTTGACCTGTCTGGTTCGATGACGTCGAAACTTATCCGCGCACGTGAGGCGATTCTTCAGTTCATCAAGACAGCGAATCCAGAGGACGAATTTTTCGTAATCGGGTTTAACGACAGGCCGGAATTGATTGAAGATTTCACGAATTCTGTGGAGGACATCCAGGCACGACTAGCGACGGTGCGCAGTGGACATAGGACCGCTCTGCTGGACGCGATCTATTACGGCGTGGCCAAGATGAAAGAGGCCAAGCACGAGCGTAAGGCTCTGCTGGTTGTATCGGACGGTGGCGATAACCGGTCAAGATACACTGAGGGCGAGGTTCGCTCCCAGGTCCGCGAGTCGGACGTCGAGATATATTCGATCGGGATATTCGATCCTTATGCGGCTACTCCTGAGGAGCGAACTGGGCCGATTTTGCTGAACGAACTTTGCGAAGAGACCGGTGGGCGTTTGTTCCGGGTTGATGATGTCTCTGAAATGAGCGATATTGCAGAGAAGATTTCCACTGAATTACGTAATCAATATGTGATCGGCTACACGCCCAAGAACATGTCTCGCGACGGTAAGTGGCGTAAAGTGAAGGTGAGGCTGAACCCACCCTCTGGTCTGCCTCCACTCACGGTCCATGCTCGAACCGGATACTATGCGCCTTTGCAATAA
- a CDS encoding N-acetylmuramoyl-L-alanine amidase → MPWSKVLKRWVPQVWSFRPWWDFPPALSLLIVLAFLPCAAQQPPSSPAPTPPPPPAPRFVVVLDAAHGGDDTGAHLDSGQLEKNVNLVLNIRLRSLLSARGIQVITTRESDVSVDLTRRAELANHANAAACLSLHASESGTGIHLFASSLAPAEPSRFTAWKTAQAPWITRSLGLAGSVNSAMTQAGFSVTLGRIPLSGMESMTCPALAIEIGPQRDSDHKITAEPDNPDYQARVATALAAAVLEWRSDPTRTEGRQP, encoded by the coding sequence ATGCCCTGGAGTAAGGTACTGAAACGTTGGGTGCCCCAGGTCTGGAGTTTCAGACCCTGGTGGGATTTCCCGCCCGCCCTTAGTCTCCTGATTGTGTTGGCTTTTCTCCCCTGCGCAGCCCAACAACCGCCATCTTCACCCGCGCCCACTCCCCCCCCACCCCCCGCCCCACGCTTCGTCGTAGTCCTCGACGCAGCCCATGGCGGCGACGACACGGGCGCTCACCTCGATAGCGGGCAGCTTGAAAAAAATGTCAACCTCGTACTGAATATCCGCCTGCGTTCCCTCCTCTCCGCTCGCGGAATCCAAGTCATAACCACGCGCGAATCCGATGTTTCCGTCGACTTGACTCGGCGCGCTGAACTTGCCAACCACGCTAATGCCGCAGCCTGTCTCAGCCTCCACGCCAGCGAAAGCGGCACCGGAATTCACCTCTTCGCCTCATCGCTCGCACCTGCCGAGCCGTCCCGCTTCACAGCATGGAAGACCGCCCAGGCCCCTTGGATCACTCGCAGTCTCGGTCTCGCTGGGTCCGTAAACTCAGCTATGACCCAGGCGGGGTTCAGCGTCACTCTCGGGCGAATCCCCTTATCCGGGATGGAGAGCATGACCTGCCCTGCTCTCGCCATCGAAATCGGTCCCCAGCGCGATTCCGACCACAAGATCACAGCCGAGCCCGACAATCCCGACTACCAGGCGCGCGTAGCCACTGCCCTCGCCGCTGCTGTGCTTGAGTGGCGATCCGACCCCACCCGCACGGAGGGCCGCCAGCCGTGA
- a CDS encoding PLP-dependent aspartate aminotransferase family protein, translating into MSQSKFATLAVHAGQQPDPLTGAVNVPVYLSSTFELTGIGTDRGYDYSRAGNPTRAHLEEALAAIEGGTCGHAFASGMAAIYALVATLRTGDHLICSHNVYGGTTRLFNLIIQHYGIEIEYVDTANLDAVKAAIKRNTKLIHIETPTNPLMVLTDIAAVSEVAHAHGVEVSVDNTFMSPALQSPIALGADIVMHSTTKFLNGHSDGLGGALIGTKPEHKERFLLVQKAAGGIMSPFEAFLVMRGIKTLPLRMKQHEENGRAVAEFLSTQSKVTRLAYPGLKSHPQHELAKRQQRGFGSMLSFDLGSREKAGKFLGAVKLFLNAESLGGVESLASHSATTTHFALTDAEREKVGITQGLVRLSVGIEDKDDLIADLEQALAAV; encoded by the coding sequence ATGTCACAATCAAAATTCGCAACGCTCGCCGTGCATGCGGGGCAACAGCCCGATCCGCTCACAGGCGCCGTGAATGTTCCCGTTTACCTTTCTTCCACCTTTGAGCTGACTGGGATCGGCACCGATAGGGGCTACGACTATTCGCGTGCCGGCAATCCTACCCGTGCCCATCTTGAAGAGGCGCTTGCGGCCATTGAAGGCGGCACGTGCGGCCATGCATTTGCGAGTGGCATGGCGGCCATCTACGCGTTGGTGGCCACACTGCGCACGGGCGATCATTTGATCTGTTCGCACAACGTTTATGGCGGGACGACGAGGCTATTCAACCTGATCATTCAGCACTACGGGATCGAGATTGAGTACGTCGATACAGCGAATCTTGACGCGGTAAAGGCGGCGATCAAGAGGAATACGAAGCTGATACACATCGAGACGCCGACGAATCCGCTGATGGTGCTGACAGATATTGCGGCAGTATCGGAGGTTGCGCATGCGCATGGCGTAGAGGTGAGCGTCGATAACACGTTCATGTCGCCCGCGCTGCAAAGTCCGATAGCGCTGGGCGCGGACATTGTGATGCATTCGACGACGAAGTTTTTGAACGGCCACTCCGATGGCCTGGGCGGCGCCCTGATCGGTACGAAGCCGGAACATAAGGAACGATTCCTGCTGGTGCAGAAGGCGGCCGGCGGAATCATGTCGCCGTTCGAAGCATTTCTAGTGATGCGCGGCATCAAGACGCTACCTCTGCGGATGAAGCAGCACGAAGAGAATGGACGAGCAGTGGCGGAGTTTTTGTCGACGCAGAGCAAGGTGACGCGGCTCGCCTATCCAGGATTGAAGAGCCACCCGCAACATGAGCTGGCGAAGAGGCAGCAGCGCGGGTTTGGATCGATGCTGAGCTTCGACCTTGGATCGCGCGAGAAGGCGGGGAAGTTCCTGGGAGCCGTGAAGCTGTTCCTGAATGCAGAATCGCTGGGCGGAGTGGAGTCACTGGCCTCACACTCGGCGACTACGACGCATTTCGCTCTTACCGATGCGGAGCGGGAGAAGGTTGGCATCACGCAGGGGTTGGTTCGGTTGTCAGTTGGGATCGAGGACAAGGACGATTTGATTGCCGATCTGGAGCAGGCGCTGGCGGCGGTGTAA
- a CDS encoding VWA domain-containing protein, protein MRLCNKAASVIFLTFSTLTLAAQQTPKPTAPAPQSAPLTVDTDPVRSPDAELPPSLNGEPLKKEGAEGYVLHTNVEEVVLNATVLEGTQLVQTLKRENFQVFEDGVKQNIISFQHTDLPVSIGFVVDNSGSMSKKRPAVNKSALDLVQASNPEDEAFVVNFSDEAYIDQEFTSNVDKLRDGLSHIESRGGTALYDAVVASADKLVADAKRPKQVLVLITDGEDNASTLNLDQTIRRVQELSGPVIYSIGLLFGDEMSHAEVRHARRALELLSNETGGIAFFPKSIEQVDEIAAEVARDIRSQYTIGYHSSTPSTQSGFRRIQVTADAPGMSKLSVRTRTGYFPASRVLKKPVPQKK, encoded by the coding sequence ATGCGCCTTTGCAATAAAGCAGCTTCTGTAATATTTCTAACTTTTTCGACTCTCACGCTGGCCGCGCAACAGACGCCGAAGCCGACTGCGCCTGCGCCACAGTCCGCCCCCTTAACTGTGGATACCGATCCGGTGCGTTCGCCGGATGCCGAACTGCCGCCGAGTTTGAACGGAGAGCCTCTGAAGAAAGAGGGTGCCGAGGGTTATGTACTACACACCAACGTCGAAGAGGTTGTTCTAAACGCCACGGTGCTGGAAGGCACCCAACTGGTTCAAACACTCAAGAGAGAGAATTTTCAAGTTTTTGAAGACGGTGTGAAGCAGAACATCATCAGTTTCCAGCACACCGATTTGCCCGTTTCGATTGGTTTTGTGGTCGACAATTCCGGGTCGATGTCGAAGAAGCGTCCAGCGGTGAACAAGTCCGCACTGGATTTAGTCCAGGCTTCCAATCCGGAAGACGAAGCTTTCGTGGTGAATTTCTCCGACGAGGCCTATATTGATCAGGAATTTACGTCGAATGTAGATAAGCTTCGTGATGGATTGAGCCACATCGAGTCGCGCGGCGGAACAGCACTCTATGACGCGGTGGTGGCATCGGCCGACAAACTGGTAGCAGACGCCAAGCGTCCCAAGCAGGTTCTGGTGCTAATTACGGATGGCGAGGACAATGCTTCGACGCTTAACCTTGATCAGACGATTCGCCGGGTCCAGGAACTTTCAGGACCTGTGATTTATTCCATCGGCCTGCTTTTTGGTGATGAGATGAGCCATGCCGAGGTTCGCCACGCGCGGCGCGCACTGGAACTTCTCTCGAACGAGACGGGCGGTATTGCGTTCTTTCCGAAGTCGATTGAGCAGGTGGATGAAATTGCCGCGGAGGTAGCGCGCGACATCCGCAGCCAGTACACGATCGGCTATCACTCCTCGACACCGTCGACGCAATCAGGGTTCCGCCGCATACAAGTGACTGCAGATGCTCCGGGAATGAGCAAGCTGTCCGTTCGCACGCGCACGGGATACTTCCCGGCGTCGCGGGTGTTGAAGAAGCCAGTCCCGCAAAAGAAATAG